In Citrus sinensis cultivar Valencia sweet orange chromosome 4, DVS_A1.0, whole genome shotgun sequence, one DNA window encodes the following:
- the LOC102577950 gene encoding citrate synthase isoform X1, with protein sequence MAFFRSVTALSRLRSRVGQQSNLSNSVRWLQMQSSSDLDLHSQLKEMIPEQQERLKKVKSELGKAQLGNITVDMVIGGMRGMTGLLWETSLLDPDEGIRFRGLSIPECQKLLPAAKPDGEPLPEGLLWLLLTGKVPSKEQVDGLSKELRDRATVPDYVYKAIDALPVTAHPMTQFASGVMALQVQSEFQEAYEKGIHKSKYWEPTYEDSLNLIARVPVVAAYVYQRIYKDGKIIPKDDSLDYGGNFSHMLGFDDPKMLELMRLYVTIHSDHEGGNVSAHTGHLVASALSDPYLSFAAALNGLAGPLHGLANQEVLLWIKSVVDECGENVTTEQLKDYVWKTLNSGKVVPGFGHGVLRKTDPRYTCQREFALKHLPDDPLFQLVSKLFEVVPPILTKLGKVKNPWPNVDAHSGVLLNHFGLAEARYYTVLFGVSRSLGICSQLIWDRALGLPLERPKSVTLDWIEKNCKKAA encoded by the exons ATGGCGTTCTTCAGGAGCGTAACTGCGCTTTCTCGCCTCCGTTCTCGCGTT GGGCAACAGTCTAATCTCAGTAATTCAGTGAGATGGCTTCAAATGCAAAGCTCTTCTGATCTt GACCTTCATTCTCAGCTCAAGGAAATGATTCCAGAACAACAG GAGCGCCTGAAGAAAGTGAAGTCAGAACTTGGAAAAGCCCAGCTGGGAAATATTACCGTTGACATG GTAATCGGCGGGATGAGAGGAATGACTGGCTTACTTTGGGAAACCTCATTACTTGACCCTGATGAG GGAATTCGCTTTCGGGGTCTGTCTATTCCTGAGTGCCAGAAGTTGTTACCTGCCGCTAAGCCAGATGGAGAACCTTTGCCTGAGGGTCTTCTTTGGCTTCTTTTAACTGGAAAG GTACCGAGCAAAGAGCAGGTCGATGGCTTGTCCAAGGAATTGAGAGATCGTGCCACTGTCCCAG ATTATGTGTACAAGGCCATTGATGCTCTACCTGTAACGGCACATCCGATGACTCAGTTTGCTAGTGGGGTCATGGCTCTGCAG gTGCAAAGTGAATTTCAGGAGGCTTATGAGAAGGGAATTCATAAATcaaa gTACTGGGAACCAACATATGAGGATTCTCTTAATTTGATTGCTCGTGTGCCGGTAGTAGCTGCGTACGTTTATCAAAG GATATACAAGGATGGAAAGATTATTCCCAAGGATGACTCACTGGATTATGGTGGGAACTTCTCGCACATGTTGGGATTCGATGATCCTAAGATGCTAGAGCTTATGAGGCTTTATGTTACCATTCACAG TGACCACGAAGGTGGAAATGTCAGTGCTCACACCGGCCATCTA GTTGCAAGTGCACTTTCAGATCCTTATCTTTCTTTTGCTGCCGCATTAAATGGTTTAGCTGGACCACTCCATGGTTTGGCTAATCAG GAAGTTTTGCTTTGGATCAAATCTGTGGTGGATGAGTGTGGTGAGAACGTAACAACGGAGCAGTTGAAAGATTATGTCTGGAAAACATTGAATAGTGGCAAG GTTGTCCCTGGATTTGGTCATGGTGTTTTGCGTAAAACTGATCCGAGATACACTTGTCAGAGGGAGTTTGCCTTGAAGCATTTGCCTGATGATCCATTGTTCCAGCTG GTTTCTAAGCTGTTTGAAGTGGTGCCCCCAATATTAACAAAACTAGGCAAG GTTAAAAACCCCTGGCCAAATGTTGATGCTCACAGTGGGGTGCTGCTGAACCATTTTGGTTTGGCTGAGGCAAG ATATTATACTGTTCTTTTTGGAGTATCAAGGAGTCTTGGAATCTGCTctcag TTGATATGGGACCGAGCTCTTGGGCTGCCACTTGAGAGGCCAAAAAGTGTAACTTTAGATTGGATTGAGAAAAATTGCAAGAAAGCAGCTTAG
- the LOC102577950 gene encoding citrate synthase isoform X2 has product MAFFRSVTALSRLRSRVSNLSNSVRWLQMQSSSDLDLHSQLKEMIPEQQERLKKVKSELGKAQLGNITVDMVIGGMRGMTGLLWETSLLDPDEGIRFRGLSIPECQKLLPAAKPDGEPLPEGLLWLLLTGKVPSKEQVDGLSKELRDRATVPDYVYKAIDALPVTAHPMTQFASGVMALQVQSEFQEAYEKGIHKSKYWEPTYEDSLNLIARVPVVAAYVYQRIYKDGKIIPKDDSLDYGGNFSHMLGFDDPKMLELMRLYVTIHSDHEGGNVSAHTGHLVASALSDPYLSFAAALNGLAGPLHGLANQEVLLWIKSVVDECGENVTTEQLKDYVWKTLNSGKVVPGFGHGVLRKTDPRYTCQREFALKHLPDDPLFQLVSKLFEVVPPILTKLGKVKNPWPNVDAHSGVLLNHFGLAEARYYTVLFGVSRSLGICSQLIWDRALGLPLERPKSVTLDWIEKNCKKAA; this is encoded by the exons ATGGCGTTCTTCAGGAGCGTAACTGCGCTTTCTCGCCTCCGTTCTCGCGTT TCTAATCTCAGTAATTCAGTGAGATGGCTTCAAATGCAAAGCTCTTCTGATCTt GACCTTCATTCTCAGCTCAAGGAAATGATTCCAGAACAACAG GAGCGCCTGAAGAAAGTGAAGTCAGAACTTGGAAAAGCCCAGCTGGGAAATATTACCGTTGACATG GTAATCGGCGGGATGAGAGGAATGACTGGCTTACTTTGGGAAACCTCATTACTTGACCCTGATGAG GGAATTCGCTTTCGGGGTCTGTCTATTCCTGAGTGCCAGAAGTTGTTACCTGCCGCTAAGCCAGATGGAGAACCTTTGCCTGAGGGTCTTCTTTGGCTTCTTTTAACTGGAAAG GTACCGAGCAAAGAGCAGGTCGATGGCTTGTCCAAGGAATTGAGAGATCGTGCCACTGTCCCAG ATTATGTGTACAAGGCCATTGATGCTCTACCTGTAACGGCACATCCGATGACTCAGTTTGCTAGTGGGGTCATGGCTCTGCAG gTGCAAAGTGAATTTCAGGAGGCTTATGAGAAGGGAATTCATAAATcaaa gTACTGGGAACCAACATATGAGGATTCTCTTAATTTGATTGCTCGTGTGCCGGTAGTAGCTGCGTACGTTTATCAAAG GATATACAAGGATGGAAAGATTATTCCCAAGGATGACTCACTGGATTATGGTGGGAACTTCTCGCACATGTTGGGATTCGATGATCCTAAGATGCTAGAGCTTATGAGGCTTTATGTTACCATTCACAG TGACCACGAAGGTGGAAATGTCAGTGCTCACACCGGCCATCTA GTTGCAAGTGCACTTTCAGATCCTTATCTTTCTTTTGCTGCCGCATTAAATGGTTTAGCTGGACCACTCCATGGTTTGGCTAATCAG GAAGTTTTGCTTTGGATCAAATCTGTGGTGGATGAGTGTGGTGAGAACGTAACAACGGAGCAGTTGAAAGATTATGTCTGGAAAACATTGAATAGTGGCAAG GTTGTCCCTGGATTTGGTCATGGTGTTTTGCGTAAAACTGATCCGAGATACACTTGTCAGAGGGAGTTTGCCTTGAAGCATTTGCCTGATGATCCATTGTTCCAGCTG GTTTCTAAGCTGTTTGAAGTGGTGCCCCCAATATTAACAAAACTAGGCAAG GTTAAAAACCCCTGGCCAAATGTTGATGCTCACAGTGGGGTGCTGCTGAACCATTTTGGTTTGGCTGAGGCAAG ATATTATACTGTTCTTTTTGGAGTATCAAGGAGTCTTGGAATCTGCTctcag TTGATATGGGACCGAGCTCTTGGGCTGCCACTTGAGAGGCCAAAAAGTGTAACTTTAGATTGGATTGAGAAAAATTGCAAGAAAGCAGCTTAG
- the LOC102624232 gene encoding uncharacterized protein LOC102624232, producing the protein MAEEGKADAQLFQLLTNLLQEVEALTNQEEIELRSKIEALGLEVTKVPSKSTPQLDELEIARELDKLSAKLDDVDGMISSAIAADPQVQSLLSGTADVWMPVITATADERRNFTGSIGDDTTEVKDKEAVANSR; encoded by the exons ATGGCAGAAGAAGGGAAAGCAGATGCGCAGCTTTTTCAGCTTCTAACAAATCTCCTTCAAGAg GTAGAAGCATTGACCAAccaggaagaaattgaattgcGTTCCAAAATTGAAGCACTGGGTTTGGAGGTTACTAAAGTTCCTTCAAAGTCCACACCACAACTTGATGAG CTGGAGATAGCTAGGGAGTTGGATAAATTATCGGCAAAGTTGGATGATGTTGATGGGATGATATCCTCAGCCATAGCTGCAGACCCACAGGTCCAGTCGCTCTTGAGTGGTACAGCTGATGTGTGGATGCCAGTTATTACTGCCACAGCTGATGAACGGCGTAATTTCACAGGATCTATTGGAGATGACACTACTGAAGTGAAAGACAAAGAAGCTGTTGCTAATTCACGATAG
- the LOC102577950 gene encoding citrate synthase (The RefSeq protein has 1 substitution compared to this genomic sequence) — translation MAFFRSVTALSRLRSRVGQQSNLSNSVRWLQMQSSSDLDLHSQLKEMIPEQQERLKKVKSELGKAQLGNITVDMVIGGMRGMTGLLWETSLLDPDEGIRFRGLSIPECQKLLPAAKPDGEPLPEGLLWLLLTGKVPSKEQVDGLSKELRDRATVPDYVYKAIGALPVTAHPMTQFASGVMALQVQSEFQEAYEKGIHKSKYWEPTYEDSLNLIARVPVVAAYVYQRIYKDGKIIPKDDSLDYGGNFSHMLGFDDPKMLELMRLYVTIHSDHEGGNVSAHTGHLVASALSDPYLSFAAALNGLAGPLHGLANQEVLLWIKSVVDECGENVTTEQLKDYVWKTLNSGKVVPGFGHGVLRKTDPRYTCQREFALKHLPDDPLFQLVSKLFEVVPPILTKLGKVKNPWPNVDAHSGVLLNHFGLAEARYYTVLFGVSRSLGICSQLIWDRALGLPLERPKSVTLDWIEKNCKKAA, via the exons ATGGCGTTCTTCAGGAGCGTAACTGCGCTTTCTCGCCTCCGTTCTCGCGTT GGGCAACAGTCTAATCTCAGTAATTCAGTGAGATGGCTTCAAATGCAAAGCTCTTCTGATCTt GACCTTCATTCTCAGCTCAAGGAAATGATTCCAGAACAACAG GAGCGCCTGAAGAAAGTGAAGTCAGAACTTGGAAAAGCCCAGCTGGGAAATATTACCGTTGACATG GTAATCGGCGGGATGAGAGGAATGACTGGCTTACTTTGGGAAACCTCATTACTTGACCCTGATGAG GGAATTCGCTTTCGGGGTCTGTCTATTCCTGAGTGCCAGAAGTTGTTACCTGCCGCTAAGCCAGATGGAGAACCTTTGCCTGAGGGTCTTCTTTGGCTTCTTTTAACTGGAAAG GTACCGAGCAAAGAGCAGGTCGATGGCTTGTCCAAGGAATTGAGAGATCGTGCCACTGTCCCAG ATTATGTGTACAAGGCCATTGATGCTCTACCTGTAACGGCACATCCGATGACTCAGTTTGCTAGTGGGGTCATGGCTCTGCAG gTGCAAAGTGAATTTCAGGAGGCTTATGAGAAGGGAATTCATAAATcaaa gTACTGGGAACCAACATATGAGGATTCTCTTAATTTGATTGCTCGTGTGCCGGTAGTAGCTGCGTACGTTTATCAAAG GATATACAAGGATGGAAAGATTATTCCCAAGGATGACTCACTGGATTATGGTGGGAACTTCTCGCACATGTTGGGATTCGATGATCCTAAGATGCTAGAGCTTATGAGGCTTTATGTTACCATTCACAG TGACCACGAAGGTGGAAATGTCAGTGCTCACACCGGCCATCTA GTTGCAAGTGCACTTTCAGATCCTTATCTTTCTTTTGCTGCCGCATTAAATGGTTTAGCTGGACCACTCCATGGTTTGGCTAATCAG GAAGTTTTGCTTTGGATCAAATCTGTGGTGGATGAGTGTGGTGAGAACGTAACAACGGAGCAGTTGAAAGATTATGTCTGGAAAACATTGAATAGTGGCAAG GTTGTCCCTGGATTTGGTCATGGTGTTTTGCGTAAAACTGATCCGAGATACACTTGTCAGAGGGAGTTTGCCTTGAAGCATTTGCCTGATGATCCATTGTTCCAGCTG GTTTCTAAGCTGTTTGAAGTGGTGCCCCCAATATTAACAAAACTAGGCAAG GTTAAAAACCCCTGGCCAAATGTTGATGCTCACAGTGGGGTGCTGCTGAACCATTTTGGTTTGGCTGAGGCAAG ATATTATACTGTTCTTTTTGGAGTATCAAGGAGTCTTGGAATCTGCTctcag TTGATATGGGACCGAGCTCTTGGGCTGCCACTTGAGAGGCCAAAAAGTGTAACTTTAGATTGGATTGAGAAAAATTGCAAGAAAGCAGCTTAG